The genomic region GCCCTGCGCACGCGGGCACCGACTGCACGCCGAAAACCATGCCTCCCGAGCGCATCGCCGATTCCGCAGCGACCGCGCTGACCGTCGCCGCTGCGCTGGACGAGGCGGACGCGCCGGTGGCGCTGGTCTCGCGCGCCGGCACCGACCTGTCGAAACACGGCCTGCACTACAGCCATTCGGGGTTCGCGGTGCGCGACCATCCCGACGGTCGCTGGACGGTGGTGCATCTGCTCAACGACTGCAGCAGCGACGGCTCCGGCCTGTACACGCAGGGGCTGGTGAATTTCTTCGCCGACGACCTGGTGAGCCAGGACGCACGCATCACCTGGCTGCAGCCAGATGTCGCCGAACGTCTGTCGAAGCAACTGCTCGCACTGCCCGGCGATCCGCTGTACACCCCGCACTACAATCTGATCGCGCGGCCGGACAGCACGCGTTACCAGAACTCGACTTCATGGGTGCTCGAACACATCGCCGCAGCGATTCCGCCGCCGAAAGCGAACGTACGTACGCGGACACAGGCCTATCAGCTCGCATTGGGCCACGGGTTCCAGCCGGGCCGCATCCATATTCCCTACACCAAGCGGATCGTGGGCGGACTGTTCGCCGCGAATCTGGTCTTCACCGATCACTCGGTCGCGACGCGTCTGGGCAGCGACTATCCGGTGGTCACCGTGCGCTCGATCCTCGACTGGCTGCAGCGCAGCGACATCGCGATCCATGAACGCGAATGGCGACACGGCCGATCGATGGCGGTGCCGGGACCGGGCTAGCGCTATGCGTTCGCGCTCGCCGCCGGATCGTCAGGCCGTGGCCTTGGCACGACGGTAGCGCCGTTGGATGGGAGAGGCCCGGAGAGAAACGGGCCCTCCCTCGCCCGCATGCGCACCATCGTGGACGCGTGCTTGAGCGTGTCGCGTCACGATGGAGACTGCGCAGATGGCCGACTGGACCACACACTTCGAAACCCCGTCTTTCCGAGTGCAGACACTGTGCGCTCATCCACATCTGCAGATCCGGGTGCTGGTCCTCGGCGATCCGCAGCACTTCGTCGACGGCATCCGCACAGAGCATCGCACTGAAGTGCGATGCGACAATGCCCGCGGATTTCTGGCATTCCTGAGCGGACTGGTTGCCGACCGCACCGGCGCTGACTATCGCCCGCGCGCTAGCTGGGAAGAATCGTTGACCTACGGCGACACCATCGGAACGCAGATCCTCGAGTATCGCGAACTGGTCGAGGCGGATCCGGAAGGCGATTATGAAATCGCCTACAAGGGACGGATCACGGAAGCCACGGCTCCTCACGCGGTGCTGTCCGAGCACACGACGACATTCAAGATCAACCGGAGCGATCTGGTGGCGATCGCGAATGCGCTGATGCAAGCATTCAGGACGTGCTGCGCCCTGGAACTCGCGTTCCGCGACGATCCGCATCGACCGGAGCACAGGGCCTGAACACTCCGATGCGCCTCAGCCGGGTACAGAGCCCGCGCCGGCAGCGGGCCTTGCTGCAGCCGTGTCGCCATCGCGCCGCATTGATGAAGGAGCGTGCATGACGCTTCGCTTATGCACGCTGCGGCCCCACCCGCATCACCGTTCGCGCGGATAGAACATCGCGCGCGTCGGACGCAGCACCACATCATCGCCGACCGTTGGCGGCGTCGCATCCGTCGAATCGATCATGTCCCACTCGAAGGCCTTGGCACGGTCGCCGACCGCAAGTTCGATGGTGATCCTGTCGGCACGACGATGCGCGGCGAGTACGCGCGCGCGGATGCCGGCATGATCCTCGCCCCGCACGAGATCGTGAGGACGCAGTTGCGCAACGACCGGACCGTCGGCGACACCGGGCGCGGCGAACCGAACGGCGCCATCGTCGCTGACGAATGTCGATGCCTGCACGGTGCCATCGAGCGCATTGCTGCGGCCGATGAAATCGAACACGTATGCCGAAGCCGGCGCCTGATAGATCTGTTCGGGCGTACCGACCTGTTCGATCCTGCCGTCGCGCAGCAGCACCACGCGGTCGGCGAGTTCCAGCGCTTCTTCCTGGTCGTGGGTCACGAACAGCGTGGTCTGGCCGGTCTGTTCGTGCAATCTGCGCAGCCAGCGCCGCAGTTCGACGCGCACCTTGGCGTCGAGCGCGCCGAAAGGCTCGTCCAGCAGCAGCACGCTCGGATCGATCGCCAGCGCGCGAGCGAGCGCCACGCGCTGTTTCTGGCCACCCGACAGCTGTTCGGGATAACGACCACCGAGCTCGGGCAACTGGATCAACCCGAGCAGTTCGTCGACGCGGCGCGCGATCGTGGCCTTGTCGGGTCGGCGCGCGCGCGGGCGGCTGCGCAGACCGAAGGCGATGTTCTCCGCCACGGTCATGTGCTTGAACAGCGCGTAGTGCTGGAACACGAAGCCGACGTTGCGTTCGCGCAGGCTCAGGCGCGTGGCGTCGCGCTCGCCGAACAGCACGCGACCGCGATCCGGCGCCAGCAGGCCGGCGATGACCCGCAGCAGCGTGGTCTTGCCCGAGCCCGACGGCCCGAGCAGCGCGATCAGCTCGCCGGATGCGATATCCAGATCGACCGAGTCCAGCGCGCAAACGCCGTTGTAGCGTTTTTCGAGTCCACGGATCGTGAGCTCCATATCAGTGCTTCCTGTGCGATGACGCGAGCGCGTCGCCGTGACGCGCTTCCAGCCAGAACTTCACCACCAGCGTGATCAACGCCAACCCGGACAACAGCGACGCCGCAGCGAACGCTGCGGTGGTATCGAATTCGTTGTAGAGGATCTCGATATGCAGCGGCAGCGTATTGGTCAGCCCCCGGATATGACCGGACACCACCGACACCGCGCCGAATTCGCCCATCGCCCGCGCGCTGCACAGCAGCACGCCGTAGACCAGACCCCATTTGATGTTCGGCAAGGTCACCCGCGAAAACAGCGTCCAGGCGCCCGCGCCCAGCGACCGTGCGGCCAGTTCCTCGTCCGGCCCCTGTTGCTCCATCAGCGGGATGAGTTCGCGCACGACGAATGGAAAGGTGATGAACAGCGTCGCCAGCACGATACCCGGCCGCGCGAACAGGATCTTGATGTCGAGCGCTTCGAGCACCGATGCGAACCAGCCGTGCGACCCGAACAGCAGCACCAGGCACAGGCCCGCGACCACCGGCGATACCGCAAACGGCAGATCGATCAGCGACAGCAGCGCGCGTTTGCCGCGGAACTCGAAGCGCGCGAGCGCCCATGCAGTCAGAGTGCCGAAGATCGCATTGATCGGCAGCACGATGGCGACCGTAAACAGCGTCAACGACAGCGCCGCAACCGCGTCGGGTTCGCTCAACGCCGCCCACCACGCGCGAAACCCGTCGCCGAACGCCGCTGAGAGCACCATCAACAGCGGCAGCAGCACCAGCAGCGCCATCGCACCCACCGCCAGCAGGATCAGGATCCAGCGCACCAACAGCGGCTCGCGGATCGGATCATCGTTCATGACGCCTCCCCTTCCTGCGCTCGTGCGCGAACAGCAGCGGAATCGCATTGATCGCCAGCAGGCACAGGAACGACGCGACCAGCAGCAGCGCGGCCAGCACGACCGCGGCGTTGTAGTCGTTTTCCTCCAGGCGGATCGTGATCAGCAGCGGCGCGATCTCGGTCCTGTACGGCAGATTGCCGGCGATGAAGATCACCGAGCCGTACTCGCCCAGCCCGCGCGCGAATGCCAGCGAGAAGCCGGTCAGCAGGCCCGGCAACAGCTCCGGAAAGATCACCCGGCGCAGCGCGGTGAGCCGCGACGCGCCGAGCGAAGCGGCGGCTTCTTCCTGTTCGCGCCCCAGGCTTTCCAGCAGCGGCTGCACGGTGCGCACGGCGAAAGGCAGACCGATGAAGATCAATGCCAGCACGATCCCGATCGGGGTATAGGCGATCTTCAATCCGAGCGGCTCGATCCAACGCCCGATCCAACCGTGGCTGGAATAGATCGCGGTCAGCGCGATGCCCGCGACGGCGGTCGGCAGCGCGAACGGCAGATCGACCAGCGCATCGAGCAGACGACGCCCCGGGAAGCGATAGCGCACGAGCACCCACGCCACCAGAACGCCGACCATCGATGCAACGATCGCTGCCGCCAGCGCCGCTGCGAAGCTCAACTCCAGCGCGGCCTGCACGCGCGGGTCGCGCAGCGCGCGCAGCCAACCCTCGGCGCCCAATCCGACCGCACGGAGGCTCAGCGCCAGCAGCGGCAGCATGACCACCAGACTCAACCAGGACAGCCCGAGCCCGAGGCTCAGACCGAACCCCGGCAACGGATGGCGCATGCGCGGAACGCGTGCGATGTCGACGACTGCGCTCACTTGCCGGGCTGATAGATGCGATCGAAGAAACCGCCGTCGGCGAAGTGTTCCGCCTGCGCTTTCTTCCAACCGCCGAACGCGCTGTCGATGGTCACCTGCGGCAGGCCGGGAAAACGCGCGAGATCGGCAGGTGGCACCTTGCCGGGCTCGGAAGGCCGGTAGAAATGCTTCGCGGCCAGATGCTGTCCTTCCTCGCTGTAGAGAAAGCGCAGATAGGCTTCCGCCTGCTTGCGGGTGCCGTGCTTGGCGACGTTCTTGTCGACCCAGGCGACCGGCGGCTCGGCCTTGATGCTGATGCTGGGCACCACGATCTCGAACTTGCTGCGCGTATCACCCTGGTTGAGCGTCAGCAGGGCTTCGTTTTCCCACGCGATCAGCGCATCGCCGATGCCGCGTTCGACGAAGGTGGTGGTGGCGCCGCGCGCGCCGGTATCGAGCACCGGCACGTTCTTGAACAGGCGGGACATGAAGCCCACGACCTTGTCGCCGTCGCGATATTCCTTCGACGCCCAGGCCCATGCGGCCAGATAATTCCAGCGCGCCCCGCCGGAGGTTTTCGGATTGGGTGTGATCACCGCGACGCCCGGCTTGGCGAGATCGCCCCAGTCGCGGATCTTCTTCGGATTGCCCTTGCGCACCAGGAACACGATGGTCGAGGTGTAGGGCGAGCTGTTGTGCGGCAGGCGCGTCTGCCAGTTCGCGGGCAGCAGCTTCGCGTTCTGCGCGATGGCGTCGATATCGACGGCGACGGCGAGCGTCACCACATCGGCTT from Lysobacter sp. harbors:
- a CDS encoding DUF2145 domain-containing protein — translated: MKHRISRTEPAHCASPERCERRRSARIAGILLVLMIAALTALLLGVARPAHAGTDCTPKTMPPERIADSAATALTVAAALDEADAPVALVSRAGTDLSKHGLHYSHSGFAVRDHPDGRWTVVHLLNDCSSDGSGLYTQGLVNFFADDLVSQDARITWLQPDVAERLSKQLLALPGDPLYTPHYNLIARPDSTRYQNSTSWVLEHIAAAIPPPKANVRTRTQAYQLALGHGFQPGRIHIPYTKRIVGGLFAANLVFTDHSVATRLGSDYPVVTVRSILDWLQRSDIAIHEREWRHGRSMAVPGPG
- the cysA gene encoding sulfate ABC transporter ATP-binding protein, translated to MELTIRGLEKRYNGVCALDSVDLDIASGELIALLGPSGSGKTTLLRVIAGLLAPDRGRVLFGERDATRLSLRERNVGFVFQHYALFKHMTVAENIAFGLRSRPRARRPDKATIARRVDELLGLIQLPELGGRYPEQLSGGQKQRVALARALAIDPSVLLLDEPFGALDAKVRVELRRWLRRLHEQTGQTTLFVTHDQEEALELADRVVLLRDGRIEQVGTPEQIYQAPASAYVFDFIGRSNALDGTVQASTFVSDDGAVRFAAPGVADGPVVAQLRPHDLVRGEDHAGIRARVLAAHRRADRITIELAVGDRAKAFEWDMIDSTDATPPTVGDDVVLRPTRAMFYPRER
- the cysW gene encoding sulfate ABC transporter permease subunit CysW — protein: MRFRCCSRTSAGRGGVMNDDPIREPLLVRWILILLAVGAMALLVLLPLLMVLSAAFGDGFRAWWAALSEPDAVAALSLTLFTVAIVLPINAIFGTLTAWALARFEFRGKRALLSLIDLPFAVSPVVAGLCLVLLFGSHGWFASVLEALDIKILFARPGIVLATLFITFPFVVRELIPLMEQQGPDEELAARSLGAGAWTLFSRVTLPNIKWGLVYGVLLCSARAMGEFGAVSVVSGHIRGLTNTLPLHIEILYNEFDTTAAFAAASLLSGLALITLVVKFWLEARHGDALASSHRKH
- the cysT gene encoding sulfate ABC transporter permease subunit CysT; the encoded protein is MRHPLPGFGLSLGLGLSWLSLVVMLPLLALSLRAVGLGAEGWLRALRDPRVQAALELSFAAALAAAIVASMVGVLVAWVLVRYRFPGRRLLDALVDLPFALPTAVAGIALTAIYSSHGWIGRWIEPLGLKIAYTPIGIVLALIFIGLPFAVRTVQPLLESLGREQEEAAASLGASRLTALRRVIFPELLPGLLTGFSLAFARGLGEYGSVIFIAGNLPYRTEIAPLLITIRLEENDYNAAVVLAALLLVASFLCLLAINAIPLLFAHERRKGRRHER
- a CDS encoding sulfate ABC transporter substrate-binding protein: MSIKTRSIRTPSIKTFSIKALLLGVALSAAALSPTTAKSADTEFLNVSYDPTREFYADVNERFAAQWKQQTGETLKIRASHGGSGKQARSVVDGLEADVVTLAVAVDIDAIAQNAKLLPANWQTRLPHNSSPYTSTIVFLVRKGNPKKIRDWGDLAKPGVAVITPNPKTSGGARWNYLAAWAWASKEYRDGDKVVGFMSRLFKNVPVLDTGARGATTTFVERGIGDALIAWENEALLTLNQGDTRSKFEIVVPSISIKAEPPVAWVDKNVAKHGTRKQAEAYLRFLYSEEGQHLAAKHFYRPSEPGKVPPADLARFPGLPQVTIDSAFGGWKKAQAEHFADGGFFDRIYQPGK